The window AAATAGGTCAGCACTAGGTGCCTCGACTACCAAAGCTGCTAAAAGGGCAAAAACGCCATAAGGAGCTGCTAACATGATCAGGTCTATAAGTTTTAAAATAACTTCATTAAATCCGTCAAAAAAAGCTTTAACGGGTCTGGCTGTTTCTTCCGGAATAAGTATCAGTCCGATACCAAAGAAAATGGCAAAGAAAATCACTTGCAGCATATTGCCGTTATCACTTGCAGCATTAAATATATTGCTCGGTACCAGATCTTCCAGGGCCTGTAAGGGACCTGCATCTTTTTGCTTTTCTGCGTCGGCAATCTTACTGCTGGCATCCCCACTGTAGTTTTCCATTAATTCATTCCGGGTTTCTTCTTTTATGGTCTTCCCCGGTTGAATTATATTAACAACGGTAAGGCCGATAGAAACGGCAATAACAGTGGTAACGATATAGGTTCCGATCGTTCTGCCTCCCATTTTTGAAAGCTTGGAAATATCTTTCAGGTCAGATACACCTTTTATAAGGGATGCCAGGATCAGCGGAACTGCGATTAATTTTAAAGCATTAATGAAAATATCACCAAAGGGTTTAACCCAGTCTGTCACAAAATCCGGCCCCCAATCGAAACGTATCATAAGCAACGCAAAGAGCACTCCGAACAACATGCCCAATAGTATTTGCCAATGTAAAGCTATTTTCTTCATAAAGATTGATTTAGTTTAATTGTGTGCATCTATAGTTTAGATGCCCTGTTAAGTAAGTAATAATCTGCCAATACCAATGCCGCCATAGCCTCTACTATAGGTACGGCTCTCGGCACAACACAAGGGTCGTGCCGGCCCTTGCCCTGCATTTTTACAATATTACCTTCTTTATCTATGGTCTCGTACTCCTGAATTAGGGTCGCAACGGGTTTGAACGCTACATTAAAGTATATATCCATACCGTTACTGATCCCTCCCTGAATACCTCCGCTAAAATTGGTTTGGGTGGTTCCGTCTGTATTAAACTTATCGTTATGGTCAGAACCCTTCATTTTTGACCCTTTAAAGCCACTCCCGTATTCAAATCCCTTAACAGCGTTAATAGACAACATTGCTTTTCCCAGTTCGGCATGCAACCTGTCAAAAACAGGTTCTCCGAGGCCTACAGGAACATTTTTTATCACACAGCTGACAATGCCTCCTACAGTATCTCCTTCTTTTCGGATCTGCTTGATATATGTTTCCATTTCAGAAGCCTTCTGAGCATCCGGACATCTCACTATATTGGTCTCGGCTACTTCTAAATGAAGATCTTCATAAGATTTATTCAGCTCAATTGCTCCTACAGAAGACACATAAGCCTGAAATTGTATATCTTTAAGTACCTGCTTAGCTATTGCTCCGGCTACCACTCTGCACGCAGTCTCACGGGCAGAACTACGTCCACCTCCCCGGTAATCCCTAAAACCATATTTCTGATCGTACACGTAATCGGCATGACTTGGCCGGTAGCTGTCTTTTATATGTGAATAATCGTGAGACTTCTGATTGGTGTTTTCGATCATAAAGCCTATAGAGGTTCCGGTTGTCTTTCCTTCAAAAATACCTGATAAAAAACGTACTTCGTCCGGTTCTTTTCTTTGGGTCACAATGGCCGACTGACCGGGTTTTCTACGATCCAGATCTCTCTGGACCGCTTCTAAATCTATTTCGACACCCGCAGGACATCCATCTATTACCCCGCCCAGTGCTTCTCCGTGTGATTCTCCAAAAGTGGTTACCTTAAACAGGTTTCCAAAGGAATTTCCCGCCATATAGTTTTGGTTTTTGTTCAAAAATAAAGTTTAAAACAAATAAACAAAAATTAAATACCTCTAATCATAAATTAATATGGTTTTGATCGAGTTGACATTAACTTAACAATCAACTCATATTTAATTAATTACAGTTTAATATTTGATTAAAACTGAAATTCTTTTTTTGTATAAACAATTAAGCATTGAGAAAAAGAAAAGTTGAAATAGTTGTCATATCAGATATACATTTAGGCACATACGGCTGTCATGCAGGGGAATTACTCTCTTATCTGAATAGTGTCAATCCCAAAAAATTAATCTTAAACGGAGATATCATAGATATCTGGCAATTTAGAAAACGTTTTTTTCCCAAAACACACCTGCAAGTCATCAAAAAAATCATAGATCTTTCCACTAAGGGTACAGAAGTGTATTACATAACAGGAAATCACGATGAAATGCTCCGCAAGTTCAGCGATGTGTCTATGGGAAATATACATATCCTCGACAAACTCATCCTGAATTTAGATGGAAAAAAAGCCTGGATCTTTCATGGCGACATCTTTGATGCCTCGATACAACACACCAAATGGATTGCCAAGCTGGGAGGCTGGGGATATGATTTCCTGATCTTGTTTAACAGGTTCATTAACCGGATATTGGTTGGACTGGGAAAAGAGAAGTATTCGCTTTCCAAAAAAATAAAGAACAGCGTTAAAAAAGCCATTAAGTATATAGGGGATTTTGAAAAGGCTGCGGCAGACCTGGCCATTGAGAACGGATATAAGTATGTAATATGCGGACATATCCATCAACCCCAAATGATACGGAAAACCAATAAACACGGAACGTGCTTATATCTTAATTCAGGCGACTGGATAGAAAACCTGACGGCTCTGGAGTATCATAACAAGCGTTGGGAACTCTATCACTTCAGTCAGGATAAACTCAGTCCGTTTTATTCTGACGAAGACCTTAAATCTTTAAATTACAAAGAGTTGCTGGCGGCAATAACCATTACCGGTAAAAAATAACCTTGCGATTATTGATAAACCTTCACCCAATCGACAATCATCTGTACCGGTAAATCTTCCGGATTGGCTTTCCCAACCCAGCTCCCCTCCAGTTGCATATCGATCATCAGGTAAAATGGCTGGTCGAAAGGCCATTGTGTTGCATCTGCATCTTTTAATTTGGGATATTCAAATGTTGGTTCACCATTAAGGGTAAACACCAGTTTGTCCGGATACCATTCCAGTCCATATACATTAAACTGTTCCGTATCTGCTTTTGCTGTGGCGTAATACGGCGGGTTTTCTTTTTCCTTGAGTACCAGGGTGTAATACGAATGAACTGTTTGATAAATCTTATCCTCGTAATTCAAATGTTCCATGATATCGATCTCTCCATTTTTGGGATAGGCACCATACTTCGGTTTGTCTGCCAACATCCATATGGCCGGCCAGGCTCCCTGAGCACTCTCTAACTTAGCCCGGATCTCTATCTTACCATACTGAAAAGAAAATTTAGCTTTGGTTTCAACACCTCCTGTTAAATACGGTACGGTATCTTTATTAAATTCCGGTTTTACAATTCCCATCAGGTGCAGGTTTCCATTTTCAATCTTGTAGCAATCATCGTAATCGGTCATATAGTTAGCCCAATCGGCCTTTCCTCTTTTGATTTTGGTCCATTTCGTGTCATCCAGCACTCCTTCCTCGTTAAAATCATCTTGCCAGATTAATTTCCACTTTCCGTTTTTCCCTATGGATGTGTCAGTAGATTTACAGCCCATCAACAGGCATATACTTAAAACCGATAAATATTTTTTCATAATCAAACCAATGCTTCTTTTAATATACTGACCGGATGCTTCGCGATCCGCTTGGTACCATCGTAAATCTGGTGCCTGCAGCTGGTTCCGTTAGCAGCTATAATTGTTTCAGAAGACGATTTTTTAATCGCAGGGAACAAGCGCTGAGAGCCAACTTTCATACTTACCTCGTAGTGTTCTTTTTCGTAACCGAACGATCCGGCCATACCACAGCATCCTGAATTGATGATGCTGACATTGTAGTTTTCAGGAAGGTTCAGGGCGTCAAAGGTGACTTTTTGATTTGACAATGCCTTTTGATGGCAATGTCCGTGTATTTTTATTTCCTTATACTCCTTCGTGAACTTTGTGCCGTCGATATTCCCGTTCTCTATTTCCCTTGAAATAAATTCTTCAATCAAAAAGGCATTTTTGGAAACAAACAAGGCTGCTTCATCACCAGGTAACAATCTTAAATACTCGTCTCTGAAAGATAATACCGCCGAAGGTTCAAGTCCCAAAACAGGGCAATCATCACTAATAAGGTCTTTTAACCTGTCTACATTAATTTTTGCCAGTTTTTTGGCTTGCGACAAGAATCCTTTCGATATAAACGTTCTGCCGCTTTCACCGTAAAAAAGTTCAACATGATACCCTAAAGCTGTCAATAAATCTATAGCATCCTTCCCTAAACCAGTGTCTGAATATTGTGTGAATTCATCAATATATAAAATCACTTTTCCATATACATTATATTGATTTAGAGTAGATTTATTGTATTTACTGAAATTAAAACTTGAAATTTTAGGCAGACTACGATCCGGGGCTATACCTAGTATTTTTTTTAATATTTTTTGTGAAACCGGGTTGTTTACCATAAAAGGAAATAGACTGCCCAGCTTACTCAGTCTTGTGTTAAAAGCAAAGGCCTTATTTCGGAGACTGGTCCCGTTTACAGACTGGTATTGATGCAAAAACTCAGCCTTTAAAGAAGCTATATCAACGTTGCTCGGGCACTCACTACTACAGGCCTTACAGCTCAGGCACAGATCAAAAACCTCTTTTAGTTCGTGATGATTAAACCTGTTCAGCTCTTCAGAATTGGTTAAAAACTCCCTTAATGCATTGGCTCGTGCCCTGGTAGTGTCTTTTTCATCTTTTGTTGCGTGATAACTCGGACACATAGCGCCATTAGAATGATGTGTTTTCCTGCAATCACCACTTCCGTTACATTTTTCCGCAGCTCTTAGAATCCCTTCCGAATCGGAAAAATCCATATAGGTGGATATTTCAGGTTCTTTTCTGTCTTTAGTGTAACGCAAAGACTCATCCATAGCAACATAGTCTACTATTTTACCAGGATTAAATATGTTATTGGGATCAAAAACCTCTTTAATTTGTTTTAACAAGAGATAATTCCCTTCACCTATCATCAGTTTTATAAATTCAGACCTTACCCTTCCGTCTCCATGTTCGCCACTCATAGAGCCCTTATACTTTTTTACAAGTCGGGCCACATCTGTAGTTATAGCCCTGAATAAGGCAACACCTTCAGATGTTTTTAAATCGAGTATCGGACGTAAATGAAGCTCTCCGGCTCCGGCATGAGCATAGTAAACAGCTTTTTGGTCGTGCTTTTGCATAATGGTGTCGAATTCATCAATATAGTCTGATAAATCGCGGATTGCAACAGCAGTATCTTCTATGCAGGCGACAGCTTTTTGGTCACCCACAATGTTTCCCAATAGGCCTAAGCCTGCTTTTCTAAGCTCCATAGCTTTTCCTATACCATCACTATACAACGAAGGATGGGCATACGAAATACCTGTGTTTTCAAGGGTTTCAATTAATGACAATCGTTGTTTCTCCAGCAATTCAGGGTCATTATCAGCCAATTCCAGCATCAAAACAGCCTGCGGATCACCTTCAATAAAAAAACGGTTAGGAGCCTGTGACTTGTTGTTCTTAGTACAATCCAATATGATCTTATCCATCATTTCACAGGTATACAACCTATGCTCCATCACCGGAACAACAGCTTTACAGGCGTCACTTACACTCTTAAAGTGCGCTGCCACTATTACATTATGTTTAGGCGGCAGTTCATCGAGCTGAAGTTTGATCTTAGTGGTTATTGCCAGTGTCCCTTCACTACCTGTAAGCAAAGAACACATATTGAATTTACCTCCGTTCTCGTTAAATGGCAATAACTTTAAAAGTTCATCAACAGCATACCCCGTATTTCTCCTGTGAATATCGGGTTTGGGAAACTCATCTCTTATTTGTTGTTGATTTTCAGGGTTCTTCAACAACTCGTAAACGCTTCTGTATATAGCCCCTTCTAGTGATTCCAGCTCAAGCTTTTCCTTAAATTCATTTGCTGTTAAAGCTCTGAAAACAACCTCAGAGCCGTCAGAAAGCAATATTTCGAGTTCTAGAACTTTATCTCTGGTAACCCCATACCTGATAGAAGTGGTTCCGCTGGAATTATTTCCTACCATTCCTCCTATCATACATCGATTAGCTGTCGAAGTATTAGGACCGAAGAAAAGTCCATAGGATTTTAAATACTGGTTTAACTCATCCCTGATAACACCCGGCTCCACCGTTACCGTTTTATTCGCCTCATCTAACGAAATAATTTTTGTGAAGTGGCGTGAAACATCGACAATGATTCCGCTCCCCACACACTGACCTGCCAGAGACGTGCCGGCCGTACGGGGGATCAGTGAGGTGTTTTCCGTTACGGAAAAATCTATAAGCAGCTTAAGGTCGTATATATCCTTAGGAAAGGAAACAGCAATAGGTAATTCGCGGTATACTGAAGCATCAGTGGCATATATGGCCTTATGAAGTGCATCGAAATGCAATTCTCCATGAAGTTTCTTAACCAGCGTATCCAACTTAATTTTAGTGATCATTTTAAAAAACAAATAAAAATGTTGAACTAAATTAGCGCTGTTAACGTTATTAACAAAAACTAAACGTATGAAAAAATTATTTTTTTTAGGATTATTATCAATCGGATTTGCATTAACGGCTAATGCTCAGGAAGTTTCTGAAAATGCCTTGGGACTTCGTTTGGGCGATAGTGATGGTTTTGGTGCAGAAATTTCTTATCAAAGAGCTATTGGAACTAACAGCAACCGTCTTGAATTTGATCTGGGCTGGAGAGATAGCAATTATTGGGATGCTTTCAAGCTTACCGGTTTATACCAATGGGTAATGCCCATAGAGGGCAGGTTTAATTGGTATGTTGGCGCCGGTGGTGGTATCGGAAGCGTTGATTTTGATCATCCTGAAATCGATAACGACGACGACGGAGCATTTATTTTTGCTTCCGGCGATATTGGTATCGAGTATAATTTTAATATCCCTTTATTAATATCACTGGATTTTAGACCAGAAGTTGGATTGGTAGGATATAATGGTTTTGACGATGATTTTGATTTTGATATCGCTCTAGGGATCAGGTATCAATTTTAATAAAAAAATAACACAATTACAGGCCTTCTTATGATAAAGAAGGCTTTTTTTGTTAATGGTTTTTAAATAAACTTTTATTAGTTACATTAAAGTTTAACTTTGCACAAAGCTTAAAAAAAGAGATTTAATGAAAAAATTGGCATTTTTGATTCTTGCTGTTGTTATAACAGCATGTAATGGAGTTGAAAAAAATACGTATAACGTTACAGTTGATGCTGCATCGGTTAAAGACAGCACTAATGTGTATCTGCAAAAAGCGGAAGGTAATACGCCCCCGCAAATCATCGATACCCTTCAGGTTATAGATGGTAAGATTACATTTTCAGGCAAGGCTGAAACCCCTTCGGTACATGTTTTAGCCATAGAAGGTACCAGAGGAGCTATTCCTTTTATTGCTGAAGAGGGAAATATTAATATTATTGCCTACAAAGACAGCTTAAATGCTTCTGTCGTAAGCGGTACATCATCAAACGATGATTTTACAAAATTCTTGCAAGGAACAAAGGAAATGGCTAAAAAGGTTGCCGTACTTCGTCAGGAATTCAATACTGCAAGACAGCAAAACGACACCATTTCTATGAAAACCCTGCAAGAGGCTTTTGCTGACATTCAGGAAGAAAACAAAGAGTACGAATTAAACTTTATCAAGGAGAACCCCAATTCTTTTATTTCATTATTGGTAATGGAAAGGGTGTTGCAGTCAGGAGCCCATGGACCTGAGGTGTTATCTCCTATTTTTGACACATTTGCAGAAAACCTGAAGCAAATGGAACAAGGTCAAAAAATATCAGAAAAGTTAACCGAACTTAATAAACTAAGTGTTGGTGCGATAGCACCGGATTTTACGGCTCCTACTGTTGAGGGTGATTCATTAACTTTAAGTAAAACCAAAGGTAAAGTTACCCTTATTGACTTCTGGGCCGCGTGGTGTAAGCCATGTAGAGCTGAAAACCCGAATGTGGTAGCATTATACAATGATTATCATGATAAAGGATTGAATATTATCGGTGTTTCTTTAGACAGAAAAGAAGAAGACTGGATAAAGGCTATTGAAGATGACGGCCTGACATGGAATCATGTATCCAATTTAAAGTTCTGGCAGGATCCTGTAGCGCAATTATACAATATCAGATCGATTCCCGCTACATACCTTATCGATGCCGAAGGCAAAATTATCGCAAAAAACCTGAGAGGTGAAGCGCTAAGAACCAAGGTGGCAGAACTTTTAGATTAAGAACACATCATAAGATTGTAAAAACCGCCATAGAGCGGTTTTTTTATTTTTCACTATTTCAGCAGCTTATAAAAAACATTCAAAATAATATTCTTTTTTACTTGCACAGACTGAAAACTATAGTATATTTGCAACCGCTTTACCACCGATAAGACAGGTATAGCAAAGGCTGGGGAGATACTCAAGCGGCCAACGAGGACAGACTGTAAATCTGTTGGTTTTTACCTTCGCAGGTTCGAATCCTGCTCTCCCCACAAAAAAAGACCACCTGAAAATTCGGGGTGGTCTTTTTACTTTTTATATCTTTTGGATTTCATTTAGATCCTAAAAAAGGTCAGGTACGCATACCTGACCCCAAATTTTCCGATAGTTACCGGAACTTTATATTTTTAATATTATTTTAATTCAAACACCACACTCACATTAACTTTGATCTCCATTTCTCCAACAGAAATCGTTTGTCCTGGTCCACCGGCCGATTCGTTAAAATCCGTAGCTTTCATCCTGTAAACAGGCATTGGGGGCATTCCTACGGAAGTCTCATTTATGTATATGGCTTTTCCTGTTTGCTGTCCCAGAGCCTCTGCATACTCCTTTGCTTTTTGTTTGGCATTAACAACAGCTTTTACCCTTGCTTCTGATTTATACTGATCTATTTTTGAAGATTTAAACTCAACACCATCAATTCTGTTCACTCCGGAGTTTACCAGACCTTGTGACAACGCTTCATATTTGCGAAGATCCTTCAGTAAAATTGATACCGACTGATTGGCTACGTACTTATATTCTTTGGTTTGGTAATCGTAGTTCTTTCTCAAATTCAGATATTCGGTTTTTACATCTTTTTCATCAATCTTCATTTTCTTTAAGAAAGAAAAAACTTCGTTGATGGCTTTGTCATTTTTTTGCTTTACTTCTGATGCCGAATTCCCTTCGTGTTCTACTCTGACGTTAATCAAAACCTGATCCGGTGCAACAGTTACGACACCCTCGCCTGTTACGGATACTGAAGGAGAAATTTGTTTATTTTCCTGTGCTTGTAAACTCATTGTAGTCATAGCTACTAAAATTAATATTGCTTTTTTCATAGTTTAATATTTTTTCAGATCTATTACAACAGCCATGCCAAACTATATTTTTTTTGTCTTTTCAAGGACAAAAAGAATTACAATGGGAGCTGCTAGAAGCACAACCATCAAGGTATCGGTAAATAATAAATTCGGATAAAAGATCAACGTTGCGGCATACCCGCCGACAGCTCCTCCAAAATGAGCCGTATGCCCTATATTCCCTACCCTGTTTCGCATTCCATAGATCGAATACAGCAAGTACAGGATTCCGAAAATATAAGCCGGGATCGGAATCGGAATAAACATGAGTCCCAGTCGCATGTCGGGCTGTAGCAAGATGGCCGCATACAAAACCCCGGTTACCGCACCACTGGCACCAACAGCGCTGTAATGATATTCATCTTTATGAAAAAACAGCGCCAATAAATTTCCGGCGATCAAACTGATAACATATACCAGTAAAAACTTTACTGACCCGAAGTATATAATGACTACCGGAGCAAAAAAATAAAGGGTGAACATATTGAAAAACAAATGGGTCCAGTCTACATGCAAAAATCCGGAAGTCAACATGCGTATTTGTTCTCCCCTTCTGATACTTCCTACGTGAAATTTATATCGTTCGAAAAAAGAAAAGTCATTAAATCCTTTCATAGAAATAATGACATTGGCTGCTATAACAATAAGGGTAGCTAAATTCATTGTATTTGTAAAAGTTTAGACTCAAATATAATTATATTTGCTGAAGCAAAGAATCAATAAATGCAGTTACTGACATATCTTCTTGTTTACCCCTTACTATGGATGGTATCCAAGCTCCCTTTTTCTGTTTTTTACAGAGTCTCCGATTTTATGTATTTACTATTATACAGGCTTATCGGTTATCGAAAAAAGGTGGTCAGAAGTAATCTCAGGCTTGCTTTCCCGGAAAAACAGCCGGAAGAAATAAAGCAGATCGAAAAAAAATTCTACCATCATTTATGTGATCTGTTTATGGAGATGATCAAGTCTCTTACCATTTCAAAAGAAGAGATGCAAAAGCGTTTCAGGTTTAAAAACATCGAAGTCTTAAGGGCTTTTGAAGAACAGAACAAAAGTGTAGTGCTTTTATGCGGACATTATGCGAGCTACGAATGGTTAATGTCCTTGGGGTATCAGATCAGGCATAACGGATATGCGGTATATCAGCCTATTAACAACAAGTATTTTGATAAACTGGTAAAAAAAATCAGAACGAAGCACGGTGCCCACCTTATTTCCAGGTACGAAACCACCAAAACCATTTTACAGAAATACAAAGCGGGCGAATTAGCTCTATACGGATTAGCCATTGACCAGTCGCCCATGCCAAGCAGAGCCAGGTACTGGAGAAAGTTCTTTGGCATTAAAGTACCGGTCTTTGTCGGCGCAGAAAAAATTGCAAAAAGCCTGAATAGTCCGGTAATCTTTATGGATATACAAAAAATAAAACGAGGCTATTACGAAACCTCGTTTACTGTAATCTCCGAACAGCCAAAGGGCTTACCCGATTATGAAATCACCGACAGGTTCACACAGATGCTGGAAGCTCAAATAAGAAAAAAGCCGGAATATTACCTGTGGACACATAAAAGGTTCAAACACAAGGACAAAGCCCCTGAAGGAATCAAGGCTTGAAAACCAAAGTTACCACCACAATACAGTGATCTGTCACATAATCATCGCAGACAATCTCATAATCCAGTACCGACCATTTTTCAGGTTGATTGAACAGTACATGATCTATACATACCCTGGGGTTTGTTGAAGAATAGGTTGGTTGATATGCTTCTTTTACCTCAGGCTTTTTAAAAACCCGGTATAGTCTTTTCATAGTTTCGCTTTCCGGAGTAGCATTTAAATCTCCTGTCAATATGGTAGGGAATTTTTCGTCTTTAAATTCATCAACCAATGCATCGGCTTGCATCAGTCTGTCAGTTTCATTTCTTAAATGATCCAGATGTGTAGCCACAAATTGTATGGTATTCCCGTTTTTTGTCTGAAAACGCGCCACCTGAGCAGCCCTTGGTTCTGAATCGGCCTGATGCGGCAATGCTATATTTTCGGTATAAATCAAGCTGTATTTGGATAATACGGCTTCACCATATTCTCCGCCGTCATAATACATGGCTCTTGCATAAAGAGGCATCATTTGTGTCCTGTAACCAAGTTCCAGCGGCAAATTATACTTCCTGGCACGATTTGTCTTAAAATCTACTTCCTGCATAGCGACCAGGTCAGGATCATATTTCTTGATGACTCCGGCTATCGCCTCCAGATTAAAGTCTCCTTTGGTAGTAGCTCCATGCAAAATATTAAAACTCATCACCTTTAAGGTGTCTGGTTTACTTTGGGCAGAAACGGTTATAACCGTAAGAAATAAAATAATACAAAATAAGTTTTTCATCTTCTTAAAAATTCTAAATATGTATATGCTAATATACAAATAGAGATCAATAAGATAAATATTGAAACTAAAAAAATTACGATTAGTTTCGAATTAAAATGTATTTTGTAACATTTTGCTCGATCATCGAGATTTAATCCCGATCGCATTACCAGGAGCCCCGACACTAGTCCCCGTGAAATTCCTTTGGGATTATTTCACGGGGACTAGTGTCGAAATGCTTTATAGGTTTTTCTTTTAATGCCTGGTGTGCTTGTTCGTTCCGGGGCAGTTAACTATACCAGTTCTTCTATCTGAGCCATGATCTTAGCTGCCAGGTTATCTGCTTCGTCTTGCGATTTAGCTTCGGTATATATCCTGATGATCGGCTCTGTATTCGATTTACGTAAATGCACCCAGTTTTCGGGAAAATCAATTTTAACACCATCTGCCGTCGATATATTTTCAGCTGCATACCTGTTTTCCATAGCCTTCAGAATAGCATCAACATCGATTTCAGGAGTAAGTTGAATTTTCTTTTTGC of the Zhouia spongiae genome contains:
- a CDS encoding lysophospholipid acyltransferase family protein, which codes for MQLLTYLLVYPLLWMVSKLPFSVFYRVSDFMYLLLYRLIGYRKKVVRSNLRLAFPEKQPEEIKQIEKKFYHHLCDLFMEMIKSLTISKEEMQKRFRFKNIEVLRAFEEQNKSVVLLCGHYASYEWLMSLGYQIRHNGYAVYQPINNKYFDKLVKKIRTKHGAHLISRYETTKTILQKYKAGELALYGLAIDQSPMPSRARYWRKFFGIKVPVFVGAEKIAKSLNSPVIFMDIQKIKRGYYETSFTVISEQPKGLPDYEITDRFTQMLEAQIRKKPEYYLWTHKRFKHKDKAPEGIKA
- a CDS encoding endonuclease/exonuclease/phosphatase family protein, with protein sequence MKNLFCIILFLTVITVSAQSKPDTLKVMSFNILHGATTKGDFNLEAIAGVIKKYDPDLVAMQEVDFKTNRARKYNLPLELGYRTQMMPLYARAMYYDGGEYGEAVLSKYSLIYTENIALPHQADSEPRAAQVARFQTKNGNTIQFVATHLDHLRNETDRLMQADALVDEFKDEKFPTILTGDLNATPESETMKRLYRVFKKPEVKEAYQPTYSSTNPRVCIDHVLFNQPEKWSVLDYEIVCDDYVTDHCIVVVTLVFKP